The Actinocorallia herbida DNA window TGGGGCCGTGCGCATGCCGCTGACCGTGTGGTCCATGGATCCCTCGCTCTACGGGGTGGGGTGATGGGTTCGCGATGAACCGACGCTAGGCCGGTGCCCCGTCGCTCGGTAACGCTCATATGACTCCGCTTGACCGGCCTTTCGGCCGACCGGCCCTACGACGAATGACGTACGCACCCGTGGGCCGGGACGATCGGCTGTACGCGCGGTACAGGCGCCGTCCCAGGTTTGGCCGGGGCGACCAATGACTTTCCCGTTCCCCGAGCCCAGCATCGTGTCCACGTCGCCCCGCGTCCCCGGCGGAACGAAGGCGGCCCGGCTCTCGGACAAGGAAGTACCCGCATGACGGAACGCCCCGCCGACGGCAACCCGGTGGCCCCTCCGGGCTCCCGGACGCCCGTCGACATCGTCACCCCCGCCCTGGTGGCGCGGCTCGCCCGGGGCGTCCCCGGCTCCGGCCGGACCGTCAGCCGCACCCCGCTGACCGGGGACCCGCTCGCCGAACTGCCCGAGTCCGGCCCCGCGGACGTCTCCGCCGCGTTCGAGCGGGCGCGCAGGGCTCAGCGGACGTGGGCGCGGGTCCCCGTCCGGCACAGAGCCGCGGTGCTGCTGCGGTTTCATGACCTCGTCCTGCGCAGGCAGGCCGAGGCGCTCGACCTGATCCAGGCGGAGACCGGCAAGACCCGCCTGCACGCGCACGAGGAGATCCAGGGGGCGCTCGGCACCGCCCGCCACTACGGCCGCCGCGCCGCCTCCTACCTGCGGCCCCGCCGCCACCGCGGCGTGGTTCCGATGCTGACGCACGTGGTCGAGTCGCGTCGGCCCAAGGGGGTCGTCGGCCAGATCGTGCCCTGGAACTACCCGCTCGCCCTCGCCGTCGGAGACGCGCTGCCCGCCTTCACCGCGGGGAACGCGATCGTGACCAAGCCGGACACCCAGGCCGCGCTGACCGTGCTGTGGGCGCGCGAGCTGCTGGTGGAGGCGGGGCTGCCCGAGGACGTCTGGCAGATCGTGATCGGGGAGGGCCCGGTCGTCGGCGCCGCCGTGGTCGCCTCCGCCGACCACGTCACCTTCACCGGATCCACCGGGACCGGGCGGACGGTCGCGCGGCAGGCCGCCGGCCGGCTGGTCGGGGCGTCCCTCGAACTCGGCGGCAAGAACGCCCTGCTCGTCCTCGCGGACGCCGACCTCGACCGGGCCGCCGAGGGGGCGATCAGGGCCTGCTTCACCTCCGCCGGACAGCTGTGCGAGTCCGTGGAGCGGCTCTACCTCCACGCGTCCGTCGCGGACGCGTTCCTTGAGCGCTTCGTGGCCCGCACCCGGGCGCTGAGCCTGGGTGCGGGACTCGACTACGGGGCCGGGATGGGCTCGCTGGCCGGGCCCCGGCAGCTGGAGACCGTGACGCGGCATGTGGAGGAGGCCGTCTCCAAGGGCGCGACCGTGCTGACGGGCGGCCGTCATCGCCCGGACGTGGGGCCCTACTTCTATGAGCCGACCCTGCTGGAAGGGGTGCAGGCCCCCATGGCCGCGTTCGCCGAGGAGACGTTCGGCCCTGTCGTGTCCGTCCACCGGTTCGCCGACGAGGACGAGGCCGTCGAGCTCGCCAACGCCACCCCGTACGGACTCAACTCCAGCGTCTGGACCAGGGACGCGCGTCGCGGAGGTCGCATCGCGGGGCGCCTTCGCACCGGGTCCGTCAACGTCAACGAGGGCTACGCGGCCGCATACGGCAGTGTCCAGGCGCCGCACGGCGGAATGGGCGATTCAGGGCTCGGGCGCCGCAACGGCGCGGAGGGCATCGTCAAGTACACCGAAGCGCAGACGGTCGCCACCCAACGTCTGATGCCGCTCGGGCCCGCTCCTGGGATGGACGACGAGCGCTACGCGGCGCTGATGAGCGGCGTCCTGGGCGTGATGAAGGCTCTGCGCCTCCGCTGAGC harbors:
- a CDS encoding succinic semialdehyde dehydrogenase, with protein sequence MTERPADGNPVAPPGSRTPVDIVTPALVARLARGVPGSGRTVSRTPLTGDPLAELPESGPADVSAAFERARRAQRTWARVPVRHRAAVLLRFHDLVLRRQAEALDLIQAETGKTRLHAHEEIQGALGTARHYGRRAASYLRPRRHRGVVPMLTHVVESRRPKGVVGQIVPWNYPLALAVGDALPAFTAGNAIVTKPDTQAALTVLWARELLVEAGLPEDVWQIVIGEGPVVGAAVVASADHVTFTGSTGTGRTVARQAAGRLVGASLELGGKNALLVLADADLDRAAEGAIRACFTSAGQLCESVERLYLHASVADAFLERFVARTRALSLGAGLDYGAGMGSLAGPRQLETVTRHVEEAVSKGATVLTGGRHRPDVGPYFYEPTLLEGVQAPMAAFAEETFGPVVSVHRFADEDEAVELANATPYGLNSSVWTRDARRGGRIAGRLRTGSVNVNEGYAAAYGSVQAPHGGMGDSGLGRRNGAEGIVKYTEAQTVATQRLMPLGPAPGMDDERYAALMSGVLGVMKALRLR